A genomic segment from Marispirochaeta aestuarii encodes:
- the argB gene encoding acetylglutamate kinase yields the protein MAEICIIKIGGRPLADPESLKVLCGELEKISRQTPVAVIHGGGSEVSRISRIFGLEPVFVDGLRSTSEEEMAVVEMVLAGRMNTLLVRSLAVRGMRAVGLSGCDAGMLIAEAAAPRSRTGRIVSTDGTLITDLIQGGYMPVCSSVAMDSSGEALNINADEAALEIAAGVSAARLVYLSDVPGILLDKQVVPVLGPEEAEKKITSGEIAGGMIPKVRSSFRGLSRGIGEIIIGGCDKEGDLQSLLQGSGTHLRLH from the coding sequence TCTGCGGAGAGCTGGAGAAGATAAGCCGGCAGACCCCGGTGGCGGTGATTCACGGAGGAGGCAGCGAGGTAAGCCGGATATCCCGGATCTTCGGCCTGGAACCGGTATTTGTCGACGGACTGCGAAGTACCAGCGAAGAAGAGATGGCCGTTGTCGAGATGGTCCTGGCGGGCAGAATGAATACCCTGCTCGTCCGCTCCCTTGCAGTCCGGGGAATGCGGGCCGTGGGACTCTCCGGCTGTGATGCCGGGATGCTCATTGCGGAAGCTGCCGCGCCCCGGAGCCGTACCGGCAGGATCGTCAGTACCGACGGAACGCTGATTACAGACCTGATACAGGGGGGATACATGCCGGTCTGTTCATCCGTGGCCATGGACAGCAGCGGCGAGGCCCTGAATATCAACGCCGACGAGGCTGCCCTGGAGATCGCCGCCGGCGTCAGTGCCGCCCGGCTGGTTTACCTCTCCGATGTTCCGGGAATCCTTCTGGATAAGCAGGTCGTTCCGGTTCTCGGACCTGAAGAAGCGGAGAAAAAGATCACCTCAGGGGAGATCGCAGGCGGTATGATCCCCAAGGTACGCTCCTCCTTCCGGGGTCTCTCCCGGGGGATAGGGGAGATAATAATCGGAGGCTGCGACAAAGAGGGAGACCTGCAGTCGCTCCTGCAGGGTTCAGGAACCCACCTGCGTCTGCACTAG
- a CDS encoding C40 family peptidase: protein MRAAARISIFLVLLFPILPSFHAAWSAEPGEEELSLAVVLESVSLKGIPYLWGGANLKGMDCSGFVYMIYSDRVPDLPRRSIDQYRFGSAVTTGEELPGDLVFFNTEGWTASHVGIYLGDRRFIHAASGENRQGIIISSLDSPYYRDRYLGARRLPPAG from the coding sequence ATGAGGGCAGCCGCAAGAATTTCCATATTCCTGGTACTTCTGTTTCCGATACTCCCGTCTTTTCATGCCGCCTGGTCCGCCGAGCCCGGGGAAGAGGAACTTTCTCTGGCCGTAGTACTGGAATCGGTATCCCTGAAAGGCATTCCCTACCTCTGGGGAGGGGCCAACCTGAAAGGGATGGACTGTTCGGGTTTCGTCTATATGATCTATTCCGACAGGGTTCCGGACCTTCCCCGAAGATCAATCGACCAGTACCGTTTCGGCAGCGCAGTTACAACGGGAGAGGAGCTGCCCGGGGACCTGGTCTTTTTTAACACCGAAGGATGGACCGCAAGCCACGTAGGTATTTACCTGGGGGACAGACGCTTTATCCATGCCGCCTCGGGGGAAAACAGACAGGGAATCATAATCTCATCCCTTGATTCCCCCTATTACAGGGACCGCTACCTTGGGGCGCGACGACTTCCGCCGGCCGGATGA
- a CDS encoding glucose-6-phosphate isomerase: MKYLNLDRTDAYGKLKEEYSSGKERLSLPDLLSAERIRSCSIAAGGGLTYNYAAKEVNEKVLRLLSDLAAETECIEKYRALAGGERMNTGEDRRVLHHLTRGELAGPVTEKDRDLGAFYREQQKRIADFSRRLRAGEITGSTGKSFSTVVQIGIGGSDLGPRALYLALKNWCRTELKSPLLEARFISNVDPDDAEEVLSSLDFERTLFILVSKSGTTQETLTNRALVAGMMRSAGIPGLDPERHFVAVTSETSPLAGAPGFLDSFFIDDYIGGRYSSTSAVGGVVLSLAFGPEIFERLLAGAHQADKAAMEGDVRRNAALMDALIGVWERNICGYPVSAILPYSQGLHRFPAHLQQLDMESNGKQVNREGSAVAYSTGPVIFGEPGTNGQHSFYQLLHQGTDIVPLQFIGFVKSQTGYDTEYENSTSQQKLKANLTAQIVAFAAGKKNSNLNKNFPGGRPSSLIYGEQLNPEALGALLAHFENKVMFQGFIWNINSFDQEGVQLGKILTSQVLGAAEKRGDLLDTYARLLKL, translated from the coding sequence GTGAAATATCTTAATCTGGACAGAACCGACGCATATGGGAAGTTGAAGGAAGAATACTCCTCCGGAAAAGAGCGACTTTCCCTGCCGGATCTTCTTTCCGCGGAAAGAATCAGGAGCTGCAGCATAGCCGCCGGGGGCGGACTTACCTACAATTATGCCGCCAAAGAGGTCAACGAAAAGGTCCTCCGGCTCCTGAGCGACCTGGCCGCCGAGACAGAATGTATAGAAAAATATCGTGCTCTTGCCGGCGGCGAGAGGATGAACACCGGCGAGGACCGCCGGGTACTGCACCATCTGACCCGGGGAGAGCTTGCGGGCCCTGTTACGGAAAAAGACCGTGATCTCGGAGCATTTTACCGGGAGCAGCAGAAACGGATAGCCGATTTCAGCCGCAGGCTGCGGGCGGGAGAGATCACCGGATCGACGGGCAAGAGTTTCTCCACGGTTGTCCAGATCGGAATCGGCGGCTCAGACCTTGGTCCCCGGGCTTTGTATCTGGCCCTGAAAAACTGGTGCCGCACTGAGCTCAAGTCCCCCCTGCTGGAGGCACGCTTTATCTCAAATGTGGACCCCGACGACGCGGAAGAAGTCCTGAGCAGCCTCGATTTTGAACGCACACTGTTTATCCTGGTCTCCAAGAGCGGTACTACCCAGGAGACCCTCACCAATCGCGCTCTGGTTGCCGGAATGATGCGTTCGGCGGGAATCCCGGGGCTGGATCCGGAACGGCACTTTGTGGCTGTTACCTCCGAGACCAGCCCCCTTGCCGGTGCTCCGGGCTTTCTGGACTCCTTTTTTATCGATGACTATATCGGCGGCCGTTACTCCTCAACCAGCGCCGTTGGAGGCGTGGTACTGAGCCTTGCCTTCGGGCCGGAGATCTTTGAGCGTCTGCTTGCAGGGGCCCACCAGGCAGATAAAGCTGCCATGGAAGGGGATGTACGGCGCAATGCGGCCCTTATGGATGCCCTTATCGGGGTGTGGGAACGCAACATCTGCGGATATCCCGTCTCGGCCATCCTGCCCTACAGCCAGGGGCTGCACCGTTTTCCCGCCCATCTTCAACAGCTGGATATGGAATCCAACGGCAAACAGGTAAACCGGGAGGGCAGCGCTGTGGCGTACTCCACGGGTCCGGTAATCTTCGGTGAACCCGGAACCAACGGACAGCACTCCTTCTACCAGCTTCTGCATCAGGGTACGGACATCGTTCCCCTGCAGTTTATCGGCTTCGTCAAGTCCCAGACCGGCTATGACACCGAATACGAGAACTCGACGAGTCAGCAGAAGCTCAAAGCCAACCTGACAGCCCAGATTGTAGCCTTCGCCGCGGGGAAGAAAAACAGCAACCTGAACAAAAATTTTCCCGGAGGCCGTCCTTCGAGCCTGATATACGGGGAACAGCTCAACCCGGAAGCCCTGGGGGCTCTGCTGGCGCATTTCGAGAACAAGGTCATGTTCCAGGGCTTTATCTGGAACATCAACTCCTTTGACCAGGAAGGAGTACAGCTGGGAAAGATCCTCACCAGTCAGGTGCTGGGGGCAGCGGAAAAACGGGGAGATCTCCTGGACACCTACGCCCGGCTTCTTAAGCTGTAA
- a CDS encoding aspartate aminotransferase family protein yields MYKQDYQKNKTFRLVHNPPFANNYARTLLLLDHGEGCWLFDADGRRYLDFGSGIAVNALGHGREDLAEIAAEQMKKIIHVSNLYTTEAAIQCAGRLMHLGNFDAVYFGNSGTEAVEAALKFARLYALRTRGEGHHRIASFSGAFHGRTMGALSATPTPAYQDPFRPLVPGFQALPYNDIEALERTLDDSFAAVIVEPLQGEGGLRSVSPGFAEALNRICREKDIVLIADEVQTGLGRTGEILASSWAGLNPDLVTLAKPLAGGLPLSAVLVPERINRQIKVGEHASTFGGGPVTTAVAGAVLDIICDAAFIRRVREAGEYLHERLQDICDRVPLAREVRGRGLLAGIAVGYPEKDAKSRMGNLIEKMQERGLLALRSGTNILRIAPPLIIENEQIDEGCEIIASVLAEETE; encoded by the coding sequence ATGTACAAACAGGATTACCAGAAAAACAAGACCTTCAGGCTTGTTCACAATCCGCCCTTTGCAAATAACTATGCCCGCACCCTGCTTCTGCTTGATCACGGCGAGGGCTGCTGGCTTTTTGATGCCGACGGCAGGCGTTACCTGGATTTCGGGTCAGGAATTGCCGTCAATGCCCTCGGACACGGCAGGGAAGATCTGGCGGAGATTGCTGCGGAACAGATGAAGAAGATCATTCACGTATCCAATCTCTACACCACCGAAGCGGCAATCCAGTGTGCGGGACGTCTGATGCATCTGGGCAATTTCGATGCCGTCTACTTCGGAAATTCCGGCACCGAGGCGGTGGAGGCGGCACTGAAGTTCGCGCGCCTGTACGCCCTGCGTACCAGAGGCGAAGGACACCACCGGATCGCCAGTTTCTCCGGCGCTTTTCATGGAAGAACCATGGGGGCCCTTTCGGCAACTCCTACTCCTGCCTACCAGGACCCCTTCCGTCCCCTGGTCCCCGGCTTTCAGGCACTGCCCTATAACGATATAGAGGCTCTGGAGAGAACCCTGGATGACAGCTTTGCCGCGGTTATCGTGGAACCCCTCCAGGGAGAGGGCGGATTACGCTCTGTAAGCCCCGGGTTCGCGGAAGCACTGAACCGGATCTGCCGGGAAAAAGACATTGTTCTGATCGCCGATGAGGTCCAGACCGGCCTGGGACGGACCGGGGAGATCCTGGCCTCCAGCTGGGCGGGACTGAATCCCGACCTGGTCACACTGGCGAAGCCCCTGGCGGGAGGACTCCCCCTGTCGGCTGTTCTGGTACCGGAAAGAATCAACAGGCAGATCAAGGTGGGAGAACACGCATCCACCTTTGGCGGAGGACCGGTAACAACCGCCGTTGCGGGGGCCGTACTGGATATTATCTGCGACGCCGCCTTTATCAGACGGGTCCGGGAAGCAGGAGAATATCTGCATGAACGGCTCCAGGATATCTGCGACAGAGTCCCCCTGGCCAGAGAGGTCCGCGGACGCGGCCTCCTCGCCGGTATTGCCGTCGGATATCCGGAAAAGGATGCAAAGTCGCGGATGGGGAATCTCATTGAAAAGATGCAGGAGAGGGGACTCCTGGCTCTGCGGTCCGGGACAAACATCCTGCGGATCGCCCCCCCGCTGATTATCGAGAATGAACAAATCGACGAAGGCTGTGAGATTATCGCCTCCGTTTTGGCAGAAGAAACCGAGTAA
- a CDS encoding argininosuccinate synthase gives MKQHKREIKKIVLAYSGGLDTSIIIPWLKENYDGAEIVGICTNVGQDEDWDGMEKKALASGASKLYIRDIREEFARDFLFRIVRAGARYEGKYLLGTSIARPLQAKCQVEVALQENANAVAHGCTGKGNDQVRFELTYKALAPQLEVIAPWRVWDISSREDAIEYAQERGIPLGNISKKNIYSRDWNIWHMSHEGGDLEDPWNRPKNEMFQLTKSPQEAPDKETEITIDFEKGFPVGIDGKRLGAVELLSRLNKLGAENGIGRADMVETRVVGMKSRGVYETPAGEILLTALAELEMMTMDFNTLSFKRKMSQQYADIVYAGKWYTTFRESMDAFMDKAYQYVTGSVRLVLYKGNVIIAGRKSPYSLYLEDLASFGESSYDHTDATGFINLYGLATGVEAMVHKRIDAEEGQAPEMKHVAATFHDK, from the coding sequence ATGAAACAACACAAGAGAGAAATCAAGAAAATCGTACTCGCCTATTCCGGCGGACTGGACACTTCCATCATCATCCCCTGGCTCAAGGAAAACTACGACGGTGCCGAGATCGTCGGAATCTGTACCAATGTAGGTCAGGATGAGGACTGGGACGGAATGGAAAAGAAGGCCCTGGCCTCGGGGGCTTCCAAGCTTTACATTCGTGACATACGGGAGGAATTTGCCAGGGATTTCCTGTTCCGCATAGTACGGGCCGGGGCCCGCTATGAGGGAAAATATCTGCTTGGTACCTCCATCGCCAGGCCCCTGCAGGCCAAGTGCCAGGTAGAGGTCGCCCTTCAGGAGAATGCCAACGCGGTGGCCCACGGCTGTACCGGAAAAGGCAACGACCAGGTCCGCTTTGAACTGACCTACAAAGCCCTGGCTCCCCAGCTCGAGGTTATCGCCCCCTGGAGAGTCTGGGACATCAGCAGCCGGGAAGACGCCATCGAATACGCCCAGGAGCGGGGTATTCCCCTGGGAAATATCAGCAAAAAAAACATCTACTCCCGGGACTGGAACATATGGCACATGAGCCACGAGGGCGGAGACCTGGAAGATCCCTGGAACAGACCGAAGAACGAGATGTTCCAGTTGACCAAATCGCCCCAGGAAGCACCGGATAAAGAGACAGAGATCACCATCGACTTTGAGAAGGGATTCCCCGTGGGAATAGACGGCAAACGCCTGGGCGCGGTGGAGCTTCTTTCCCGATTGAACAAGCTGGGAGCGGAAAACGGCATCGGAAGGGCGGACATGGTGGAAACCAGGGTCGTCGGCATGAAGAGCCGCGGAGTCTACGAAACTCCGGCGGGAGAAATCCTCCTTACGGCACTGGCGGAACTGGAGATGATGACCATGGACTTCAACACTCTGAGCTTTAAACGCAAAATGAGCCAGCAGTACGCCGACATAGTCTACGCCGGCAAGTGGTACACCACCTTCCGTGAGTCCATGGACGCCTTCATGGACAAGGCATACCAGTACGTAACCGGTTCGGTACGCCTGGTTCTCTACAAGGGCAACGTAATCATCGCCGGCAGAAAATCCCCCTATTCCCTCTATCTTGAGGATCTGGCATCCTTCGGGGAGTCCTCCTATGACCACACCGACGCCACGGGATTCATCAATCTCTACGGACTTGCCACCGGTGTTGAGGCTATGGTACATAAGAGAATAGATGCCGAGGAGGGACAGGCCCCGGAGATGAAACACGTGGCCGCCACCTTCCACGACAAATAA
- a CDS encoding DNA translocase FtsK, protein MGKRIVSGILGFILIFAASWIVVSVSLYALKGGAAPGFLLVPGAFLYERFLHASYYLGVYLLVLAYLSFSRDFQTQSILFLLYTLIPFVTAAVLFHVAINPEPNTIIEFFILGFGGRRPGSLILLLFLIVEILLGYRITMAGDSGTVSAETDEDDQAAHASAGKDVLDDGLFPERHHEVFGNQEAPEVEELPALAETEEDTLLLDRDSRGRLRFSVGTGAQEEEETPSDDLEDEETRDSWNPEPVEGAALYELPLEHDTRPKTGKKPSVSGTPDGEGAEIVPEGEPGSFDKLYVNDDDDPSIRGMVRDILDAEVGAPLPGPEPAEDEEIPELPEELDLEEIELAEEELEEEEPPLLSGEEDEVPDLEDETDEVESVSFDFPEEETWEDDQLALLEEKYGDDDTYPSDPVPVDPEEELQDEPEFPEDPGEAKKKSPESGPKTPHKKPVKSYSVPVDDLLDHYGDHAYWVVDDETRHAGEVLRKTLEEFKIEAEVTGIRKGPVITMFEILPAPGVKLSKITNLADNIALRLAASSVRIVAPIPGKHAVGIEVPNHKRAIVSFHEMISHETFQKKHFEIPVILGKDIAGEAQLVDLINTPHLLIAGATGSGKSVSVNSLICSILCKKTPEEVRMLLIDPKIVELKLYNDIPHLLTPVITEPKRAFQALQYCLSEMEQRYALLDSQGVRDIRSYNRKVKERRLATRPLPYIVIIVDEFADLMASTGKELESTLARLAAMSRAVGLHLVLATQRPSIDVITGLIKANIPSRIAFMVAGKTDSRIIIDTVGAEKLLGKGDMLFTSAWDPNPVRIQGAFLSEDEVGNIVSHVKTLGEPDYIDDEIFFDDDEEASGLFDEGGEDPLMNKALEIVSQAGKASASYLQRRLKIGYNRAARLVEEMEYRGIVGPQNGSKPREILHVPDRIEQTVEG, encoded by the coding sequence TTGGGAAAGCGGATTGTTTCCGGCATCCTGGGATTTATTCTCATTTTTGCCGCTTCATGGATCGTGGTTTCTGTTTCTCTCTATGCCCTGAAGGGTGGAGCGGCCCCGGGGTTTCTGCTCGTTCCCGGTGCCTTCCTGTACGAGCGCTTCCTCCATGCTTCCTACTATCTGGGAGTATATCTCCTGGTTCTTGCCTACCTGAGCTTTTCCAGGGATTTCCAGACCCAGTCAATCCTGTTCCTTCTCTATACCCTGATTCCCTTTGTGACGGCGGCGGTTCTGTTTCACGTCGCCATAAACCCCGAACCCAATACCATCATAGAGTTTTTTATCCTGGGATTCGGCGGCAGGCGTCCCGGGTCCCTTATCCTGCTCCTCTTTCTGATCGTGGAAATCCTTCTGGGATACCGGATTACCATGGCTGGGGACAGCGGCACAGTGTCCGCTGAAACCGACGAAGACGATCAGGCGGCTCATGCGTCGGCAGGTAAGGATGTCCTGGATGACGGTCTTTTCCCCGAACGGCACCACGAAGTCTTCGGGAATCAGGAGGCCCCGGAGGTTGAAGAACTACCTGCTCTGGCGGAGACGGAGGAGGATACTCTTCTTCTCGATCGTGATTCCCGGGGCAGGCTGCGTTTTTCCGTGGGCACAGGTGCACAGGAAGAAGAGGAAACTCCCTCCGACGATCTGGAAGATGAAGAAACACGAGACAGCTGGAATCCGGAGCCTGTGGAAGGGGCCGCTCTCTACGAGCTTCCCCTGGAGCACGATACACGCCCGAAGACAGGTAAAAAACCTTCAGTCTCCGGTACCCCGGATGGGGAAGGCGCAGAAATCGTACCCGAGGGAGAGCCCGGCAGCTTCGATAAACTCTACGTGAATGACGATGACGATCCCTCCATCCGCGGGATGGTCAGGGACATTCTGGACGCCGAGGTCGGCGCTCCATTGCCCGGCCCGGAACCCGCCGAGGACGAGGAGATCCCGGAACTGCCCGAAGAGCTTGACCTGGAAGAGATCGAACTGGCGGAAGAAGAACTGGAGGAGGAAGAACCGCCGCTCCTCTCCGGGGAGGAAGACGAAGTCCCGGACCTGGAAGACGAGACTGACGAGGTCGAAAGCGTGTCCTTCGATTTTCCCGAGGAAGAGACCTGGGAGGATGACCAGCTCGCTCTGCTGGAAGAAAAGTACGGAGACGACGATACCTACCCCTCGGATCCTGTTCCGGTGGACCCTGAAGAAGAACTTCAGGATGAACCTGAATTCCCCGAGGACCCGGGGGAAGCAAAAAAAAAATCCCCCGAATCCGGGCCAAAAACCCCTCATAAAAAGCCCGTAAAGAGCTATTCAGTACCCGTCGACGATCTTCTCGACCATTATGGCGATCATGCCTACTGGGTTGTGGACGATGAGACCCGGCATGCCGGAGAGGTCCTGCGGAAGACCCTGGAGGAGTTCAAGATCGAAGCGGAAGTTACAGGTATCCGCAAGGGGCCGGTTATCACCATGTTCGAGATACTCCCCGCCCCGGGAGTCAAGCTCTCGAAGATTACCAATCTGGCGGACAACATCGCACTGCGTCTTGCGGCTTCCAGTGTCCGTATCGTTGCCCCCATTCCAGGGAAGCACGCCGTCGGAATCGAGGTGCCCAACCATAAACGGGCCATTGTCTCATTTCACGAGATGATTTCCCACGAGACCTTTCAGAAGAAGCATTTCGAAATCCCCGTAATCCTGGGCAAGGACATCGCCGGCGAAGCACAGCTCGTCGATCTGATCAACACCCCGCACCTGCTGATTGCCGGCGCCACGGGGTCCGGAAAATCGGTCAGTGTAAACTCCCTCATCTGTTCGATCCTCTGCAAAAAGACCCCCGAGGAGGTCCGGATGCTGCTGATCGACCCGAAAATTGTGGAACTCAAGCTATATAACGATATTCCTCACCTCCTTACCCCGGTTATCACCGAACCGAAGCGGGCCTTTCAGGCCCTGCAGTACTGTCTCAGCGAGATGGAACAGCGCTATGCCCTGCTGGACAGCCAGGGAGTCAGGGATATACGGTCCTACAACAGAAAGGTCAAAGAACGCAGGCTTGCCACCAGACCGCTGCCGTATATCGTGATAATCGTCGATGAGTTCGCCGACCTGATGGCCTCCACCGGAAAAGAACTGGAGTCCACCCTGGCCCGCCTGGCGGCCATGTCCAGGGCTGTGGGACTGCACCTTGTGCTGGCGACCCAGCGCCCCTCCATCGACGTAATAACCGGACTGATAAAGGCGAACATCCCCTCCAGAATCGCCTTCATGGTGGCGGGAAAAACGGATTCCCGCATTATCATCGATACCGTCGGGGCGGAGAAGCTCCTGGGCAAGGGGGATATGCTCTTTACCTCCGCCTGGGACCCGAATCCGGTACGCATACAGGGTGCTTTTCTCTCCGAGGACGAGGTGGGGAATATCGTTTCCCACGTAAAGACCCTGGGGGAACCGGACTACATAGACGACGAGATATTCTTCGACGACGACGAGGAGGCCTCGGGACTCTTTGATGAGGGAGGGGAAGACCCTCTCATGAACAAGGCCCTGGAGATTGTCTCCCAGGCGGGCAAGGCCTCCGCCTCCTACCTGCAGCGCCGGTTGAAGATCGGCTATAACAGGGCCGCCCGGCTCGTGGAAGAGATGGAATACCGCGGTATTGTGGGACCCCAGAACGGCAGCAAGCCCAGGGAAATCCTCCATGTTCCCGACAGAATAGAACAGACCGTGGAAGGCTGA
- the msrB gene encoding peptide-methionine (R)-S-oxide reductase MsrB, protein MERKEASEEKWRETLSPLEYHVLREKGTERAFSGKLYTEKRRGRYYCRACGQELFSSEAKYESGSGWPSYFQPVSTDAVDEHRDTSHGMLRTEVICSNCKSHLGHVFSDGPEPTGLRYCINSVSLRFNPEEAG, encoded by the coding sequence ATGGAAAGAAAAGAAGCTTCGGAAGAAAAATGGCGGGAAACCCTGAGTCCCCTGGAATATCATGTACTGAGAGAAAAGGGAACGGAACGGGCCTTCAGCGGAAAGCTCTACACCGAAAAGCGCAGGGGCAGATACTACTGCCGCGCCTGCGGGCAGGAACTCTTCAGTTCCGAGGCCAAATACGAATCAGGCTCCGGCTGGCCAAGTTACTTTCAACCCGTCAGCACCGATGCTGTGGATGAACACCGTGACACCTCCCACGGTATGCTGCGCACGGAGGTGATCTGTTCGAACTGCAAAAGCCATCTGGGTCATGTTTTCTCCGACGGACCCGAGCCGACGGGTCTTCGCTACTGCATCAACTCGGTGTCTCTGCGTTTTAATCCGGAAGAGGCCGGGTAG
- a CDS encoding adenylate/guanylate cyclase domain-containing protein, translating to MLEPALKNRKIELLAQNFRPDEIDEIGRLLFKKYNSHLLTGTETHFTLSPRKCAAALVDECIEKDRVEKLIELIVSLDDQTILGRQVRIEGLEEFLNNLAHTGTVYDFRKRRLVKARKELDLQPGWGSLNEGKRYSITVMSLDVAGNSALVSKYGNRVMEKVYFHLRRFLENRIYRYDGRIWNFAGDGGIVAFTFRGHQDRGVLCALEIQRSLPIFHLQMESSLKESIALRIGLDTGKLKFSNQTGNIVSEVINYASHLEKQNTSAGGVSISGNLHGEISSRIASVFECTGEFEGRPAYCMPNRLDLL from the coding sequence ATGCTGGAACCTGCTCTGAAGAACCGAAAAATCGAACTCCTGGCGCAGAATTTTCGTCCCGATGAGATTGATGAAATCGGGCGGCTTCTGTTCAAAAAATACAACAGTCACCTGCTTACAGGTACGGAGACCCACTTTACCCTGTCCCCCCGCAAATGCGCAGCAGCCCTGGTTGACGAGTGTATCGAAAAGGATCGGGTGGAAAAGCTTATTGAGCTTATTGTGAGCCTGGATGATCAGACTATCCTCGGGCGTCAGGTCAGAATCGAAGGTCTCGAGGAGTTTCTCAACAACCTGGCCCACACGGGAACGGTCTATGATTTTCGTAAACGTAGGCTCGTCAAAGCCCGCAAGGAGCTGGACCTGCAGCCCGGCTGGGGGTCTCTGAACGAAGGAAAACGCTACTCCATTACCGTCATGAGTCTCGATGTGGCCGGTAATTCCGCCCTTGTCTCAAAATACGGCAACCGGGTCATGGAAAAGGTCTATTTTCACCTGCGGAGATTTCTCGAAAACCGGATCTACCGCTACGACGGACGTATCTGGAACTTCGCCGGCGACGGGGGAATCGTCGCTTTTACCTTCAGAGGCCACCAGGACAGGGGAGTGCTCTGTGCACTGGAAATTCAGCGATCCCTGCCGATTTTCCACCTGCAGATGGAATCTTCCCTGAAAGAGTCTATCGCCCTCAGAATCGGACTGGATACGGGAAAGCTCAAGTTCAGCAATCAGACCGGTAATATCGTTTCCGAGGTTATAAATTACGCCAGTCATCTTGAAAAGCAGAACACCTCCGCCGGAGGGGTCTCAATTTCCGGGAATCTCCACGGCGAAATCAGTTCCAGAATAGCTTCAGTTTTTGAATGCACGGGGGAATTCGAAGGGCGCCCGGCCTACTGCATGCCGAACCGACTCGACCTGTTGTAA
- a CDS encoding chorismate mutase, which yields MDMLELDYIASRLEALEETIIFVLIERIQFMLNPSCYLPGKSGFNGKNAESLFSMRLKAQEEMDARFGRFLTPEERPVNRELPPSERKLQVSPRGLNIVDYDLVNLSGEIAGAYLQLLPRICTEGDDGQYGSSIERDVICIQALARRVHFASFYVAESKYRMNPESYDLLIREGKTEDIGAQLTRPEVEARILDRVRTKSQRLQEISDFSLRRVLDPEAVTALYRDVIIPLTKEGEVRYMMTRSTRPLPD from the coding sequence ATGGATATGCTAGAGCTCGATTACATCGCCTCCAGGCTCGAGGCCCTGGAGGAGACGATTATCTTTGTCCTGATAGAGCGCATCCAGTTCATGCTGAACCCTTCCTGCTACCTTCCGGGGAAGAGCGGGTTTAACGGAAAGAACGCTGAGAGCCTCTTTTCTATGCGGCTGAAGGCCCAGGAGGAGATGGATGCCAGGTTCGGCCGCTTTCTTACCCCGGAAGAGCGTCCGGTAAACAGGGAGCTTCCGCCATCAGAGCGTAAGCTTCAGGTCAGTCCCCGGGGACTCAATATCGTCGACTATGACCTGGTCAATCTGAGCGGGGAGATTGCCGGCGCCTATCTGCAGCTGCTTCCGCGGATCTGTACGGAAGGAGACGACGGCCAGTACGGTTCCAGCATTGAGCGGGATGTAATCTGCATCCAGGCCCTGGCCAGACGGGTACATTTTGCCTCTTTCTATGTTGCGGAAAGCAAATACAGGATGAACCCGGAATCCTACGATCTCCTCATTCGGGAAGGAAAAACGGAAGATATCGGAGCTCAACTGACCCGCCCTGAGGTGGAGGCTCGTATTCTTGACAGGGTCCGGACCAAGTCACAGCGTCTTCAGGAGATCAGCGATTTTTCTCTGCGCAGGGTTCTCGATCCCGAGGCGGTAACCGCACTCTACCGGGACGTCATTATTCCTCTCACCAAAGAGGGGGAGGTGCGCTACATGATGACCCGCTCTACCCGGCCTCTTCCGGATTAA